Within the Marinobacter sp. SS13-12 genome, the region CGTGGGTATCTGCAACCGCACTCATGAAAAACCCCCGTTACCGCCGTGTTGTTCTGGCTGGTGATGTCATTAGTCTGGCGAAATTGGACGGGGCAGGCTTTAACTCTGGTTATAGCCTGCCCGGTTCATCATTCCTGATTCTTGTACTCGAATACTTCTTTCGGCGTAATCATCTCACCGGTATTGTTACCCCAGGCGTTACGCTCATAGGTGATAACCGCTGCAAGATCGACTTCGCTCAGCTGGCCACCAAACGCCTGCATGGCGGTACCGGAAACACCGTTAACAACAATATCCAGGTGCGCATCCATATCTTCCAGGGCAATCTGGCTGCCTTTGAGGGCCGGGAACGCTGGTGGCGCCCCGCTGCCATCGGCCTGGTGACAGGACGCACAGGCACTGGCGTAGGCCTTCTCGCCACGGACCATCAACTCTTCCAGTGTCCAGTCTTTCTCGGTGAGTTCGCGCTCACGCTGGGCGGCTTCCTTCTGCTCCGCCACCCAGGCATCGTATTCGTCCTGAGGAACTGCCTTTACCACCACCGGCATAAAACCGTGTTTTACGCCGCATAACTCGGTGCACTGACCACGGTAAATACCCGGCTCATCGACTCTGGTCCAGGCCTCGTTAACAAAACCAGGTATGGCATCCTTTTTGACGCCGAACTCAGGCACCCACCAGCTGTGAATAACATCGTTGGCTGTGAGCAGCAGGCGAATCTTTGCGCCCACCGGCACCACCATCGGGTTATCGACATCCAGCAAGTAGTTTTCAGACTTGGCGGTGCGGTTGTAAATCTCGTCATCGCTGGTGGATATATTGGAAAAATACCCGAAATCATCGTTGATATAGTCGTATTTCCAGCGCCACTGATAACCGGTGACCTTGATATCAACATCGGCTTCGCTGGTGTCGTACATGTCGACCAGCGTCGCGGTGGCGGGAATGGCCATCACCACGAGAATAACCAGGGGGATGATCGTCCACAGAATCTCGACCAGCGTATTCTCGTGGAAGTTGGCCGGTTTACGACCCGAAGATTTGCGGTGGGCAAATATTGACCAGAACATGATACCAAAGACCACAACGCCGATGACGACGCAGATCCACAGGATGGTCATGTGAAGGCTGAAAATCTCGTTACTGGTACCGGTGACCCCGGGACTCATGTTCAGCGTCCAGTCCGCCATGGACAACGCTGGCGTCATAAGTCCGCCCAAGAGGACACCTGCCCGCTTAGCGTGCACGCGCATAATACTGTGTCTCCACAGAGTGTTATTCTTGTCGGATTTTGCGTCCAATCCCTCTGTTCCGGACAGTGCTCGCACACACTGTTCGGGCCAGAGTGGAAGTCTGCTATGGATAATTCACGCACCAAGTATAGACACAGATCAAAAAAATGCGAAAGTCCGAGTGGCCATTAATCGACTAAAGAAGGAACTTTTTTCATTTCTGTAGAATCGTCCCCGAAACTCACCACCACGGATCGCCGGCTCTGGGCACTGGCCTGGCCCCTGATGCTCACCAACCTCACGGTGCCGCTTCTGGGGCTGGTGGATACTGCTGTGCTGGGGCACCTGGAGAGCCCGGAATACCTGGGCGCTGTTGCCGTGGGCGCAAACCTGTTCAGCATACTGTACTGGACCTTCGGCTTCATGCGCATGGGCACTACCGGCCTTGCAGCCCAGGCCTGGGGCAAGCGGGATGAATTCGCGCAGATCGCACTGTTGTTGCGGTCGGTATTGTTGGCTGTCGGAATAGGGCTGTTGCTGATCCTGCTCCACCAGCCCCTGATCCGCCTCGGCCTTGAGCTGATGAACCCCAGTGAACGTGTTGCAGCGCTTGCCGCAGAGTATGCCAGCATTCGTATCTGGAGCGCCCCGGCGGTACTGTGCCAGTACACCCTGGTGGGCTGGCTCATCGGCACTCAATTGCCCAAGGGGCCGATGGTCATGCTGATTGTGGCGAACGGGCTCAACATCGTTCTGGACATTCTGTTCGTCACCGGCTTCGGCTGGAACAGCCGCGGCGTTGCCATGGCCACCGTGCTGGCCGAATACTCTGCAGCGGCCATCGGGTTTCGCATGGTGCTGTTGCGGATGCCGGCTGGTCAAGGTTTCAGCCGCGCCCTGTTCGGCCAGCTGAACGACTACCTCAGAATACTGCAGGTCAACCGTTACATCATGGTGCGAACCATCGCCCTGCTTCTGGTGCTGGCATTTTTTACCGCCCAGGGAGCAAGGCAGGGCGACACCATACTGGCCGCCAATGCCGTCCTGATCACTTTTCTGCTGGTGATCTCCAACGGCCTGGATGGCTTTGCCAATGCCGCCGAGGCGCTGATTGGTGAGGCCGTGGGCAAAAACAGCCGTCAGCAATTCCGCCAGGTGTTCCGGGTGGCTTTTCGCTGGTCCCTGTGGGGTTCGGTACTGTTTACGGTGGCCTTTGTGTTGGGCGGGCGCTACCTGATCAGCCTGCTGACCGGCATTGAAGAAGTACGCACCACCGCCTGGCTCTACCTGCCCTGGCTGTGGGTGCTACCCCTGGCCGCCGTATGGGGTTATCTGCTTGACGGCGTTTTTATTGGTGCCACCCGCACCCGGGACATGCAGAACACCATGCTGTTTTCGGCGCTTGTGGTATTTCTGCCGGTGTGGTGGCTGACCACTGGCTGGGGGAACCATGGGCTCTGGTTTTCGCTGATCTGCCTGATGCTGGCACGTGCCGCCACCATGGGATTGCTTTTTCTGAGCCATTCTCGACACGATCGCTGGTTTTCGCAACAATAGACCAGTGCGCGCAATGATTCATGAACATCGTGTTCAGGTTTTAATGTGGATGCCAGAGCAGCCTGCCAAAACTCGTCTACACTTGTGAGAAAAGGCAGGCATGTTGCGGTGGCCAGCCGCTTTCCGTGCCCCCTGACGACCCTATGCGTACAACGGGAGGCGCCTTGCGACCCCATTCCGTTCAGAGACCGGCATCTCCTGAAATGACACCTAAGGCTGTTCTCGACATCATTGATCAGGCACGCAGGCAGGAAGCCCGCTCCGGCACCTTCCTCGAGCAGATGCGGGAGAGGGCGTCGTCTTTGCCTGCTACAATCACTATCGACGGCTATCAGCCTGCCACCTGCCTGTTTCAGTTTGCCATCGAATACATTGAAATGGCGCCGCGACTGATCGAATGCGTGGAAGCCTGCGCCCGGGAAGCCGGCAAGGCAGAGCTGTTTGAACCATTCGTGAATGCGGCGACCGGTTATTTTACCCAGCCGTCTGTCCTTCTGGTCCGCTACGACGGCCTCGACGGCCTTCTCATACGAGCCTACCTCTGCCACCGCCTGATGGAGGAAATGTGCGAAAACAACCGTTCCACCCGAGCCAGTGAACTGGTCGACGTGGAGGCAACACGGGCCAACCTGCTTGCCCATCAACTGATCGGCGAACCCTTTGCCAACGAGCTGGACCAGTCAATCACCGTTACTGTCCTGCAGATTGCCGGCACACCCGATTATTACGAACTGAATCTGGATCCGTTCGTAGAACAGACAAGGAACGCGGCGTGGGACTGGATGAAACACTACTGGGAAAACCTGCTGGTACGTAACCACATACGCTTGTCGTTAGGCGCGGGCATATGACGATGACCTGGATGGCTCAAAGCAATGTACAGACCAATCATTACCCTGCTAATCGCGCTGACCGGCCCCCTTTGCCATGGCGCCGAGCCCACTGGCTTGACACTGGAGCTGACCGATAGCACCACCGGCCAGCCGGTGGTGGACGCGGTTATCATTCTCGACAGTGGTTCTGAAAACCAGCCCGCTGAAGCGGAAATCATCCAGAAGAACCGGGAATTCCAACCCCACAGCCTGGTCATTGCACGACATTCAAAGGTAGATTTCCCTAATCGTGACAACACCCAGCATCACGTCTATTCCTTCTCGCCAGCCAAGGTATTCGATCTTGAACTCTATGCTGGCCGACCGGAGAAGCCCATCACCTTCGACCAGACCGGCGTGGTAGAAATTGGCTGCAACATCCATGACAACATGCAGGGTTTCATCCTTGTGACCGACGTAAACCCCGCCGGTTACACCGATGACCAGGGCCGATTGGACCTGCGCCTGCCGGCATCCGCCAACGGCAACGCGGAATCCGGCCTGCGAATCTGGCATCCACGTATGACCGATAACACCCGTATGGCCCGTTTTACGGTGAACCAGCCCTACCCCGAGTTCCTTGAGCTATCCGTTGAGCTATCACCTGAGCCTGCCGGCGATGACAGGCTGGACGGCCTGCAGAAACGGTTCCGGGAGCTTTGATGGCTGTTGCTCACCGGATAGGGTTTCGCGGGCGTCTGGTAACCGTCATGGTTGCGCTGGTTGCCGTTGTCAGCCTCAGTATCGGTGGCTTGCTGATGCTGTATCTGTTCGAGGACGAAAAGGCTCGGGCCATGGAACAATTGCGCCTGGGGGAACGGGTCGCAGACGAAGTACTGGATCGCCGGACCAGCCTGATTCTGTCACGGCTGGACGTGGTGGTAAGAGACTTCGGCTTCCGCTCAGCCGTTGCCAGTGGCGACCGCCCGACTGCAGACAGCGCCCTGGCCAATCAGGCCCGCCGTGTTGGTGCCAGGTTCGCCGTGCTACTGGACAACGACAGTATTGCGCTCGCAGAATCCGGCACCCCGCCAGATCGACTCCAGTCCGGCCAGTTGCTGGCCGAAGCCCGGCAGTCAGGCTATGCCAGCCGTATGGCTGTTTTTGGGGATAAAGGCGTCGAGCTGATCGCCATCCCTGTTGAAGCGCCAGGACTGCGAGCCTGGCTGATTGCCGGTTTCAGCCTGGGTGCCGAACTGAGTGACGTGATTGGTCGCCTCAGTGGCACCGAGGCGCAATTCAGAACCGGTGCCAACAGCGAAGCCCGCTTCCTCGAGAGCACCCAATATTTCACCCGCATCGTCAAGCTGACCGAAAACGGTCCCTCTGCCCTGCAATTGCTGCTGCAGATCAACCGTGAGGCCAGCCTGGCCAATTACTACCGCCGTGCTGTGGAAATCATTCTGCTGGTCAGCACAGTTCTTGTACTGGCAGCTCTGATCGCGCTGATGATAGCCCGCAACATGGGCCGCCCGGTGCTGCAACTGGCGGATTATGCCAAAGCGATCGGTGACGGCCGCACCCCGTTGCCTCCGCCCATCCGTGCTGGTGGCGAACTGGCACAACTGCGACAGGCGCTGGGCGACATGCTGACCAAGCTGCGGGACCGCGAGGACCAGATCCGCCATGCCGCCAGCCACGATGAAATCACCGGGCTGCCCAATCGCAATGCCTTCCTGTCGCAATTGCGTGAGCAATTCTCCAGTGGCAAACCCTGCTGCCTGCTTGGGCTTCGCATCAATGACCTGTCGGACGTAAACGACACCCTCGGGCTGGAATTCGGAGACAAGGTACTTCGGGCCGTATCCGCGAGGCTTGCAGACCAGCTCCCCGACATGTCCGCACTGGCGAGGACCGGGGGTGGCGAATTCCTGATGATGACGCCACAGCAGTCGGAGGAAGAACTGGAAGCCCAGGCAAACGGGCTTCGCCTGGCGGTGGAGTCACCGCTCATGGTCGAAACCACCCCGTTTTCCCTCCGTTGCACGATGGTGACGCTTCAACTGCCAGCGGATGCCATGAACACCGACCAGGTCCGCAGGCGGCTGAACCTGACCTTCGAGCAGGCCCAGAAATCCCGGCAGGCAGTGACCCATTACCAGCCGGGCGACGATGAAAATCATCTGCGGGAACTGCAGATCATTTCTGACCTGAACGCCGCCCTAACGGATAACAGCCTTTACATGAACTATCAGCCCAAGCTGGAGATGGTCTGCGCCAGTTTTCACCAGGTCGAAGCGCTGGTGCGCTGGATTCACCCGGAGCTGGGCTTTGTTTCCCCGGAAGAATTCATTCTCCTGGCCGAAAAATCGGGCCAGATCAACGAACTCACCCGGCATATCCTCCACCGGGTTGCCGAAGACGCCGGCGAGTGGCATGCAGCCGGCCTGAATATCGGCGTTGCCATCAATCTCTCTGCCCTGGATCTTACCCGCCCGGATCTTCCCGACGATGTGGCCGAAGCCTTCTCACGGTGGCAGTTGCCGATGTCCAGAATCACTCTGGAAGTGACCGAAAGCGCGCTGATGGACGACCCCGAAACCGCCCTGGAAACCTTGCGGCGGCTGCGACAACTGGGCGTAACCCTGTCGGTGGATGATTTCGGTACCGGCTATTCTTCTTTATCGCAATTACGCAAGTTGCCGGTACAGGAGTTGAAGATCGACAAGTCCTTTGTTCTTCATCTGGACGCCGAACCCCAGGACCAGTTAATTGTGCGTTCCACCATCGATATGGCCCATGGACTGGGACTGCGGGTTGTGGCGGAAGGTATCGAGAATGTCGAAAGCTGGAACCTGCTGCGGAACTGGGGTTGTGAACTGGGACAGGGGTTCTTCCTGAGCCGGCCTGTCGCGGCATCCGACCTGCAAGCCACGGAACAGTTGCTGTCGAATCGACAACGGGATCTCACACACACAGGAGAGACATTGTCATGAAACGCGTGGGCCGGGCACTCAGTGCAGGGATGCTGGTGGTATTGGTATCCGCAAACCTGCAGGCAGACACCGGCAGCCGGCTGTGGGCCACCGGTGGTGTCACTTCCGTCGAGGGCAGTGCCGGCGGCGGGCTGTCCCCCTGGGCCCTGCTGGGCGGCTATGCCAGTGACGGGGAGTGGGGCGGTACCCTGACACTGTCCCATGCTGAAACTGACGATTACACCCTGTCCGTGGTCGGAGCCGGCGTTACCTGGAACAACCGGATTGAACTCACCCTGGCGCGCCAGACTCTGGACCTGGACAGCCTGGTGTTCACCCTGAAGGACGGATTCGGCCTCGAGGAAGACGAACTGGTACAGGATGTTCTTGGGCTCAAAGTCAGACTCTTCGGAGACGCGCTCTTCAGCCCCTGGGGGCAATGGTCTGCAGGCCTGCAGCACAAGCGCAACCGGGAATTCACGGTACCCGACGCCATTGGTGCCAAAGACGACACCGGCACTGATGTCTATGTCGGCGGCAGCAAACTCTTCTTCGCAGCTGTGATGGATCGCAACCTGCTGGTCAGCGCCACTCTTCGTGGCACCCGGGCAAATCAGGGCGGCCTGCTGGGATTTGGCGGCGACCGCAACGACAGCTATGACGCCATGTTGGAGGGCAGCGTTGGGCTGTTTATTACGCGGCAGTGGCTGGTGGGCACCGAGTACCGCCAGAAGCCCGACAACCTGGGCTTCGCCACAGAGGATGACTGGTGGGACGTGTTCATCGCCTGGGTACCCGACAGACGGTTGTCGGTCACGGCCGCTTTCGTCAACCTGGGGGATGTCGCCACCCTGGAAGACCAACGTGGCGCCTACCTTTCACTACAGGCCAGCTTCTGACAACCCGGGAGACCCCCATGAGATACCCCGCCATTGCCGTAGCTCTGGTTACAATGCTGGCACTTGCCGGCTGCCAGTCGATGGCTGAAAAAACCGACCGCCCGGAGTCTCTGTATCTACAGCTTGGTGAACGATCCGGTATCGCCAGCATTGTGGAAGACCTGCTCTATCTGATCGTTGAGGATGAACGCATCAATGAGCAGTTCAGCGGCGTTGACGTGCGGCAGTTCCATAGCAACCTGACGGACCAGCTCTGCGAGCTCAGCGGCGGCCCCTGCACCTATTCCGGCAGGGAGATGCGAGAAAGCCATGCCGACATGAACGTTACGGACACCCAGTTCAACGCCCTTGCCGAAAACCTGATTCTCGCCATGGAACAGAACAATATCCCCACGGGTGCCCAGAACCGGCTGATCAAACGACTGGTGCCCCTGTACCCGCAGATCCGTAACCTTTGAGACTGGCGGCAAACCGTTTAAGCTTGCCCGCTTATCCATGATCCTTATCTGACGGGAGAAAGACGTTGCTGGAAAATGCAGACCTCGGAAAACTGATTGTTCGCCTCACCCTTGGTGGCCTGCTGCTGTTTCATGGCATCGCAAAGCTGTTCCACGGGGTAGGATTTATTGAAGGCCAACTGGCCAGCCACGGTATACCGGCATTTTTCGCCTGGGGCGTTTTCATCGGAGAGTTACTGGCACCACTGATGGTCATCCTCGGTTACCAGACCCGCATTGGCGCACTGCTGATTGTCTTCAACATGCTGGTGGCTATAGCGCTGGTACACAGCCACGAGCTGATGGCCCTGGGGAACAACGGCGGCTGGGCGCTGGAACTGCAGGGCTTCTTCCTGTTTATTGCCGTTGCAGTGATATTTCTCGGCCCGGGTCGCTACAAGTTGAAGAACTGACGCTAGGAGCCGGGAACCGTCTCGGCGCCGCTCTCCCGGAACACCATCACCCGGTTGCGACCGGCGTTCTTGGCCGCGTAGAGGGCTTCGTCGGCGCGGGCTATAAGGTCTGAAGGGCGGTTCCCCGGCTCCGGGATGATTGTCGCGACACCAACACTGACCGACAGGTTCACCGGACCAGCCTGATCATCCACAGGCACCGGCGTCGCTGCGACGGCTACCCGCAAACGCTCTGCCACACTGATGGCCCCGGCCTCCGGTGTCGCAGGCAGCAAAACACTGAACTCCTCACCACCGTACCGTGCCAGCAAGTCACCCGAGCGCTGGATTTCATCCGCACAAGCCCTGGCAATGCTGATCAGGCAATCATCTCCCGCCAGATGACCAAGGTCGTCGTTTACCCGCTTGAAATGGTCAATATCCAACATGATCAGGCTCAGGGGATGCCCCTGGCGCAGGGCACGGTTCCACTCGGCTTCCAGTTTCTCGTCGAAGCGACGGCGATTGGCCACCTGGGTCAGGCCATCGGTAATGGAAACGGCCTTGAGCTGTTCATTGGCCTGCTCCAGTTCTTCCGTTCGGGCCTGCACCCGGGCTTCCAGCGTCTGATTGGCCTTGCGCTGGATTTCCAGGGCGTGTTCCTGGGCCCGAATCCGGCGCTGTCGCTCCAGGTTAATGCGATAGGCCAGGGCGAATGACAACAGGATCACCTCCAGCGCTACTCCAATCTGCGGCGCAGTCTCGGTCAGGGCATTGGTCGGAATCAGGCCGATCTTGCTGACAGCCATCACCAGGTGCCCCAGCAACAGGGGCGTCCAGGCCACCACATAGAAGCCAGCGAGCACCTGCCCCCGGTACCAGACAACCAGGCCTATTAACCAGGTCAGCGGAGTAGCGACCGCAGCCACCACACTGATGAGGACTGTGGCACTCTGATAGCTGCCAAACAGGCCATAGATGAAGCAGCCAATGCTCGTCAGCACAATCAGCTGTAGGAATCGGTGAGCCCCCGGGCTGTATCGTCGCACTGCCAGAAAACTCAGCGTAAACATAGCAGCGAAGAACATATTGGCGGAGATAGCCGGGACCGTAAAATACCGGTTAATGATCGGCAGGTCCGGCCACAGCCACTGGAACACCAGACCATTGAAGTTGAGCAACACCAGGGCCGAGGCAACAACGGTGAGCACATACCACAAGTACGCCAGGTGCCGGACGATCACGAAAATGAACAGGTTGTACAGGGCCATGGAAATCATGATGCCCAGAAACAGTGCCTGCCAGCCGAAATCCAGCTGCTCAACCTCCAGGAAGTCCGACGAGGCAATGACCTGCACGGGTATCTGCACTGACCCCTCACTCCGAACCCGGACATACGCGGTGGCCGGCTCAGTATTGGAGGGCACCAGGAAGACAAAATTCCGGTGGTGGATGGGGCGAGAACTGAACACACGGCGGTCACCGGTGGCGTGGCGTTCCACCTGGTTGCCACCCACAAACCAGTAGACCCGGACATCGTCCAGCAGGGGATAGCCAATTTCCAGCACGCGATTGAACGGTTCCGCCGGCACCTTGACCCGGAGCCAGAAACTGCTGTTGCTGAAGCCGAAACTCAGGGTTTCATCACCGGCCGCTGGCTGCCATTGCGATTCCGGTAACGCCCGGATATCCTCGATTCCGGTTTCCGGTTCCGCAGCTTCGACCCAGGCCACGGTAGCATCCTGTGCAAGCGCCGGGACAGGCGCAAGCAGCAGTGCCAACAGCAGTAAGCGCCACAATTGGCAAGCAACAGGAAATTTCATAGTGTCTGTTTTACCCGGAACAAGAAAACTCAACTAGACTGACGAAGCCAACAATCCGTTACGATGCCTCCCTGCGCTCAATCAGTCTCAGTCTATACGTTTACGGGAAGCACGTCCGCCTTGCAAAAACACGTAGCCGTGGGCTACGCGTGGAGAAGCATACAATGACCACCAGGAAACCGGAACTCCGCCCTGGCCGCTATCGCCACTACAAGGGCATGGATTACGAGGTCATCGGCGTTGCCCGCCACAGTGAAACCGACGAGCAGATGGTGGTCTATCGTTGCCTTTACGGCGACTACAGCCTGTGGGTAAGGCCATTGTCGATGTTCCGCGAAACCGTGGAATTGGCCGGCGAGCAGGTTCCCCGGTTTGCCTACGTGGGCGACAAGTAACGGTTATCACGGTTTTGACTGCAGCACCCGTTTCCGGCACATTAGCGCGCTTTCCTGAACTGCCCCCTGCTTCAGGGCGCTGAAAGCCATCCCGAAATCCCGGAGTCTGCCATGAATGCCGTTGTTGCTGCGGTAGCTATCATGCTCGTCCTGAGTCTGTGCCGCATCCACGTTGTCGTTGCCCTGATCATAGGCGCCGTTGCCGGAGGCCTGATCAGCGGCCTGTCACTGGACGCCACCATTGCCGCGTTCAACGAAGGGCTCGGAGGCGGGGCAACCGTCGCGCTGTCCTACGCCACCCTGGGTGCCTTCGCCGTCGCCATCGGCAAATCCGGCCTTGCCCATGCCCTTGCCGACAAGGCTCTGGCCCTGGTGGGCCGGCAGGATGACGGCAAGGCCGCTGGCGGTATACGCCTGCTGATTATCGGCCTGCTACTGGCCATCGCCATGTCGTCCCAGAATATCCTGCCGATCCACATCGCCTTCATCCCCCTGGTGGTGCCGCCGTTGCTGTACGTGATGGCAAAACTGAACATGGACCGCCGCCTGGTTGCCTGTGTACTGACATTCGGCCTGATTACTCCCTACATGTTCCTGCCCGTGGGCTTTGGCGGCATCTATCTGAATGAAATCCTGCTGGCGAACATAGGCGAAAACGGCATCGACGCCACCGGCCTCAACGTCATGTCCGCCATGGCCCTGCCGGCCCTGGGCATGCTCTGTGGCTTGCTGGTGGCGGTCTTCTTCAGCTACCGCGGCGAACGGCACTACAACCTGGACGCCATCGCCCGCACTGAACGGGTGGATGTGAACTACAACGGCGGTACATTGCTCATGGCCGTGGTCGCCATTGTGGCGGCCTTCGTGGTGCAGCTGTGGCTGGGTTCGATGATTCTCGGCGCGCTGGCGGGCTTCGTGTTGTTCAACCTGTCCGGCGTGGTGAAATGGAAGGAGGCCGATGACCTGTTCACCGAAGGCATGAAGATGCTGGCGATGATCGGCTTCATCATGATCGCCGCCTCAGGCTTTGCGGAAGTGATGCGCGAAACCGGCGAAATCGCCACCCTGGTGGAAGGTTCTGTTGCTACTATCGGCGACAACAAGGCCCTGGCAGCATTGCTGATGTTGGTCGTCGGCCTTCTGATCACCATGGGCATCGGTTCGTCGTTCTCCACCATCCCCATCATCGCGGCCCTGTACGTGCCTCTGGCACTGGACCTGGGCTTCACCCCCCTGGCCATCGTGGCCCTGGTAGGCACCGCCGGCGCCCTGGGCGACGCCGGTTCCCCGGCCTCCGATTCCACCCTCGGCCCCACCGCCGGCCTCAACGTCGACGGCCAGCACAACCACATCTGGGATACGGTGGTGCCTACGTTCCTGCACTACAACCTTCCCCTGTTGGGCTTTGGTTGGGTGGCGGCTATGGTTCTTTAGGGTTGGGAGTTGCCTGCCTTTTTGTAGCCTGGTTGGATTGGGGGCTGCGAGGGGGCAGGGGGAGTTTTTTCT harbors:
- a CDS encoding Na+/H+ antiporter family protein; this translates as MNAVVAAVAIMLVLSLCRIHVVVALIIGAVAGGLISGLSLDATIAAFNEGLGGGATVALSYATLGAFAVAIGKSGLAHALADKALALVGRQDDGKAAGGIRLLIIGLLLAIAMSSQNILPIHIAFIPLVVPPLLYVMAKLNMDRRLVACVLTFGLITPYMFLPVGFGGIYLNEILLANIGENGIDATGLNVMSAMALPALGMLCGLLVAVFFSYRGERHYNLDAIARTERVDVNYNGGTLLMAVVAIVAAFVVQLWLGSMILGALAGFVLFNLSGVVKWKEADDLFTEGMKMLAMIGFIMIAASGFAEVMRETGEIATLVEGSVATIGDNKALAALLMLVVGLLITMGIGSSFSTIPIIAALYVPLALDLGFTPLAIVALVGTAGALGDAGSPASDSTLGPTAGLNVDGQHNHIWDTVVPTFLHYNLPLLGFGWVAAMVL